A window of Candidatus Binatia bacterium genomic DNA:
CGCGGCGCGGATCCACGCGCGCTCCCTTCACCTGGTACAGCGATGCCGCCACGGCGACCAGCGTGAGCGACGAGCCGATCGTCGGAAAGAGGAGGTAGCGGTCGGTCATCCAGATCCGCAGCGTGTAGTAGACGTTCATGACCGTCGCGAGCGGGAGCGCGTAGAGGGCGATCCCGAACGCGGCCGCCGGGAGCTTGCGGCGCCAGGCCAGGAACCCCACGGCCATCGCCGCGGCCAGCGCGAGGCCCAGGAGGGCGAGCGAGGCCTTCGGCGGCTCGATCCCGGTCGTGTAGATGGCGGAGAGACGGATCGGGAGGAGGGTGTGCCCCACGTAGAGGGCCAGCACTTCCCCGAGTCTCAGGACCCGCTGCCCCAGCGTCAGGGAGAGGTTCACCAGCCCGCTCTGCTTGTCCTGGGCGTAAACCGTCACGAGGGTCATCGCCGCCGTGAGCGCCGCGAACGGAATCTTGTCCAGGACTTGGCGGCGGCCGATCCGCGGCGCGAAGCAGAGGTCGTACGCGAAGAAGAGCGCGGGGAGGATCACCGCATAGCCCTTCGAGAGCATGGCGAGGCCGGCGAGGAGGATCGAGAGCGCGTACGGCCGCCAGCGATTCGCCGTCGCATCGGTGTAGCGAACGTAGGCAAGGAGCGCGAACACGTAGAAGAAGAGACAGACGACGTCCTTGCGCGACGCGAGCCAGGCCACCGACTCGACGTGGACCGCGTGTGCCGCGTAGATCGCCGCGGCCGCGAAGGCCTCGGCGCGCCGGCGCAGGATTCGCGCGAAGAGGAAATAGATCCCCAGCACCCCGCCGGCGTAGAAGAAGAGCTGCGTCAGGTGGAAGCCCGGCACCCACGTGCGCCATACCGCCCGGTCGAGCGCGATCGTCAGCGTCGTGACCGGATGGTAGTTCGAGAAGAAGGGCTGCGTGAGGATGCGGCTCAGGTTGTCGGCGGTAAGCTCCTCCACGCGGGCGTCGCGGAAGAAGTAGATGTTGTCGTCCCAATCGTGGATCGGCGTGCCCAGAGAGCGCGCGTAGACCAGGGCCGTGAGGAGGAGGAGCGCGAGCGGGGCGGCCCAGGGGCGGCGGAACAGCCCCGCGTCAGGCGCGCCGGATCCGGACTTGGGAACCGCCTTGGGATTCCTGGGGGGCTTCCGCATCGCTCAACGTCCCCGGTCCAAGTCCGTCAGGACGCGCGTCGCGGCCTGACCGTCGTGGCCACCGGATCGCTCAGGGGATCGCGGAACAGCGAGTGGCCCCCCACGGCCGTGAGGAACCCGTAGCCTACCAGCGCCAGCACCAGGAACCATGCGAACGCTGTCTGCGGCGCGACCCAAGAGTTGAAATCGAGCGACCAGGCCAGGCTGTCGGCGAGGAGGGAGATCACGAGCGAGACCAGGGTCGCGATGTAGCCGAACCGCAGCGCCATCAACAGGCCGCTGGTCCAGATGACGGCTCCCGCGAGAAGGTCGAATGCCAGCGCCTTGGAGCTCAAGTCGCTCGTGGTGAACAGGAAGCACACGATGGTGGCGATCGCCGCGAGCACGTTGTTCCGCAGCACGAAGCGGAAGATGACCAGAATGGTGTAGAACAGGGTCGCCCGCAGGGCCGCGATCGCCAGCGAAATGCACACGTTGGCCAGCACCGTCGGCGGGTGAGTCATGGTATCGAGAAGAAGGCTGGAGAGCCGTGGCGGATCGATCGGAAGTCCGAAACGCCGCTCCATGAGCTGTACGCCGATCGCGACCAGCGATGCCGCTCCCCCGAAGGCCACGCCGATCAGAACATCCCGTCCGATGATCGGATCCCGCAGCCGGCCCGCGACCAGCCGGGCCCAGGACACGAGCACGCTCGGCCAGAGCCTCCGGACGTACGGCTCGATGGCGAGATAGGCGAGCGCGATCGTGACCCCGTGCACCAGCGCATGGCCGAATGGCGCTCCGTACGTGCCGCCGGTCAGGATCGACAGGAGGCCGATCTCCCGGAGATTCGAGCAGAAGAGATGCACCAAGAGATAGAGCACCGCGGTGGAGATCCCGATGGCCATCGCTCCGCGGAGGTCGCCGCGCTTGGATCGCAGATTGTGGCGGGCGAGGATGATGCTCCCGATGAGTGGGACCACCGCGATCAACAGGACCGCGATCCACATCTGCAAGGTCGGCGGCGGATCGTGGGCCACCGCCGCGAGACGGCCGAGGGGTTGTCCCTGGGCGAACGTCTCCACCCGCACCACGCGGCCGCGCAGGGCGGCGGCCACCAGGGTGGTCTCGGGCGCCGTCGAGTCGGAGAGACGCCAGGCCCTGACCGAGTCGGCCCGGGCCAGGAACGCGGGAGGGGGCGCGGCCGCGACCACGCGATCGGGATCGCGCCCGGCCGCGTCGAGAACGGCGGCGCCCCAATCCGCCATTCGAGGCGGCGCGGCAGCGAGACTGTCGGACCGCAACGTCTCCAGCGCGAGGAGACGTCCCTGCATGTCCAGCAGGGAGGTCGCGCTTCCCGGATAGGCTTGCGGCGGGTCCTGAAGCCCGGCCCGGGGCGAGTGAAGGTCCGACGGCGCGTAGGGCATCGGGCTCCAGCGCTTCCAGAATTGCATCGCCGGGGTCGCGCCAGGCTTCCGCTGGGGCTTCGGCTTGGAGATTCGCGAAGGCCCACCCGCGAGCGTATCGCGTCCGGGCGGAGGGCTCGCCGCCGGCGCGTAGCGCATTCCGTCCGAGGTGTACTTGGCTGGAGCATCCCCCGTGATGCGCGTCAGGATCTCGTCGGCCCGAACCGACAGAACGTCGGGAGGCTTTCCGATTCCTCGAAAGAGAGGGGTCTGAATCGCGGAGACGCCGAGCAGCGAGGCGACCGCGATCAGGACGAGGGCGCCGGCGTAGAGCGGCCGGACGCTCCCCTCGACCCCTGCGTTCGCGACCAATTCGGGTGAGGGCGTCTCCCCCGCCGCCACCGCGGCCGCGAGCGGGTCGCCGCCGGGCAGCGCGCCGAAGACCGCATACGCCGACTGCGGACGACGCGCGGGATCGCGCTCGAGGCACCGGAGAATGACGCGCTCCACGGCGGGATCGACGTCGGCGACCAGGCTGGACGGGGTGCGCGG
This region includes:
- a CDS encoding glycosyltransferase family 39 protein, with the protein product MRKPPRNPKAVPKSGSGAPDAGLFRRPWAAPLALLLLTALVYARSLGTPIHDWDDNIYFFRDARVEELTADNLSRILTQPFFSNYHPVTTLTIALDRAVWRTWVPGFHLTQLFFYAGGVLGIYFLFARILRRRAEAFAAAAIYAAHAVHVESVAWLASRKDVVCLFFYVFALLAYVRYTDATANRWRPYALSILLAGLAMLSKGYAVILPALFFAYDLCFAPRIGRRQVLDKIPFAALTAAMTLVTVYAQDKQSGLVNLSLTLGQRVLRLGEVLALYVGHTLLPIRLSAIYTTGIEPPKASLALLGLALAAAMAVGFLAWRRKLPAAAFGIALYALPLATVMNVYYTLRIWMTDRYLLFPTIGSSLTLVAVAASLYQVKGARVDPRRAGLRRGLAWAATLIVVLYAALTVARIGVWGSDLALWSDVLRRQLDLPGSGPVTAAAVASASVRLPDPGPLVALRRAYDAQGNRAEAARLETLADSLSGGEDEHSMMRLARLDLVAGRYQDALSRLRPVAAGRTWFAPLATFRIGVAEEKLGHADAARQAYDRALAMYREFNQPATDAYFEVGTMEYLAGNYARAAEWYRRASRESPREADAVFHLALSLQMSGRVPEAMALYQRIASGELRFTPHSRMSMPDVYLQMGTSSETMGKKEDAVRYFGEVLRLAPEYPKRDAIRAKIAELSAR
- a CDS encoding protein kinase translates to MTAAGATQSSPDSHPSSHSSSSVHGRFEPGARLGARYRVVGLLGRGGMGEVYRADDLELNQSVALKFLPEKVARNASDLARLRQEVRIARQIAHPNVCRTYDIAEAGGQVFVVMEYVDGEDLASVLRRLGRPTSDKALEIARQLCLGLGAAHENGVLHRDLKPANIMIDGRGRVRITDFGLAGTAEELAADPGTSGTPAYMAPERLRGASATAQSDIFELGLVLYELFTGKRATAATPRPDSSRPDSDSAPRTPSSLVADVDPAVERVILRCLERDPARRPQSAYAVFGALPGGDPLAAAVAAGETPSPELVANAGVEGSVRPLYAGALVLIAVASLLGVSAIQTPLFRGIGKPPDVLSVRADEILTRITGDAPAKYTSDGMRYAPAASPPPGRDTLAGGPSRISKPKPQRKPGATPAMQFWKRWSPMPYAPSDLHSPRAGLQDPPQAYPGSATSLLDMQGRLLALETLRSDSLAAAPPRMADWGAAVLDAAGRDPDRVVAAAPPPAFLARADSVRAWRLSDSTAPETTLVAAALRGRVVRVETFAQGQPLGRLAAVAHDPPPTLQMWIAVLLIAVVPLIGSIILARHNLRSKRGDLRGAMAIGISTAVLYLLVHLFCSNLREIGLLSILTGGTYGAPFGHALVHGVTIALAYLAIEPYVRRLWPSVLVSWARLVAGRLRDPIIGRDVLIGVAFGGAASLVAIGVQLMERRFGLPIDPPRLSSLLLDTMTHPPTVLANVCISLAIAALRATLFYTILVIFRFVLRNNVLAAIATIVCFLFTTSDLSSKALAFDLLAGAVIWTSGLLMALRFGYIATLVSLVISLLADSLAWSLDFNSWVAPQTAFAWFLVLALVGYGFLTAVGGHSLFRDPLSDPVATTVRPRRAS